A single genomic interval of Coregonus clupeaformis isolate EN_2021a chromosome 36, ASM2061545v1, whole genome shotgun sequence harbors:
- the LOC121552925 gene encoding transcription factor HIVEP2-like, whose product MEPRESAAGPKCIKEPREKLQRKWVSEPSAGTKRSTFADPEEKRHSHRESIQSGASGSNITGSAQKYGSGKLLSTAMGQSSQDSQYAQAFPRTYSYQLPQPYPQQPMQEHFLSGAKPQPGLEAHAWPFAGQLPSDDIFPGHSRAQGVFPRQKSPSLPSSFGQYSQSGPEPPEEGYKKEQKPKKPGKYICHYCGRACAKPSVLKKHIRSHTGERPYPCVPCGFSFKTKSNLYKHRKSHAHAIKAGLVPFSELAASRTDMDQASSVGETEVHSDGEQSTDTDEETAEASMFMDKGSPIPQISFEMDKSTMEKGGEPAYADSAEELAMASMKVPILIVPKQGVPPTAMECPPFTELKASHISSQVGRVDDSPTIKQRLALRLTEKKGSQDSDQQSHQSLHLLSPHSKGSTDSGYFSRSESAEQQISPPNTNAKSYEEIMFGRTWYYKPNSARSRQSIAVGMATVGQDTNIVMGKISEDQLLAGVDPKQYPTGPCQSNTGLLETPDSGTLIRSNSMPTSSPTNLNVPPGIRVSHSFDEMMTSDDVFYPGAAGLRRLRRQAAFEHSAHEGHGDYETYGHVPKNAAQSVALKLGERSPVVPEHTAYSPYGTKVGMTEIATRKRRKEKSVGDEEDGPVQYDSSFSGSVDMVRDYDSKQGSQEGSRGTPTGKGSMGSMYSAHSQSDSFETCCSSMCSEDVVLVPDSDRKAAGNVISVIQHTNSLSRPNSFEKSESFEHPAYLQDKPSSQYSEQSDTENIEDVQSPESNLRSESMEQQQQRDSDLVSSNQPCHMPPKLVRQSNIQVPEIRVTEEPDKPEKEPDVLTKEPEKHVEEFQWPQRSETLSQLPAEKLPPKKKRLRLADLEHSSGESSFESCTSLSRSPSQESNLSHSSSFSMSFDREESLKSVSPSKQEDFGKQSEYSGNSLTIPGHQQQREMRRSSSEQAPSALPTEIPEIRSKSFDYGSLSTSSRQGEVYSSASAMKDRRRGYLVRQASLSVYPETVVHEQGGLEITVKQEHSDHGPSSWQSPPSSQGSLGASASEVARPKRGSHHHLLQQSISEDSQDDPPLFQKSSRLPSQQSSEGEHPGHELMSQETMQYSSLQNSLASLPFLPFQPGLFWHPESTQRHKQHLAFQPHQLQKLHIRQPSLPHMLQKSHPSLNQLQQIQEQCDAKAEGAISQSYQYPSRASPQAQHYGSLPSKVALTESTVLLQQVQPIFATQNAGSQSSLPGMLVPVRMQTQVPSYGSVMYTSVSQLLTNHGQSTYSARVICSDSVSSSSPTGGTVSKHGVGFNLSQILGQPEGALRYPLWNVPDLNTEHGRLNTGIPLSLTSGTISTTDASSSIGGSKRMLSPASSLELFIETKQQKRVKEEKMYGQIVKELSAVELSASKDSSTLPKRAPLKSEGSMDDQERMSSSPPADFPSTKIPVRSNAPHIPDVPPADSFTPPLQIVTDFPGGRESPEELDVDDSSTPEASCSPQSMVSSSDTPGEAKPPMGSKIPVNMLVQLAANQSGGAAGSTLLLTDLADIQQFFQFPSLRTTTSVSWCFLNYTKPNNAQTTPLTSVYGSWCISSYNPNPLSLSTKSTLALLCSKQRKNTETYTMAAMYQPGTGKLVSSLAWKQKFEQMKPELMQLDVSKYGKKIKGLSARDRIKEDHGEKEASSKQAEPTRIKIFEGGYKSNEDYVYVRGRGRGKYICEECGIRCKKPSMLKKHIRTHTDVRPYVCKFCNFAFKTKGNLTKHMKSKAHMKKCLELGVSVTSVEDADAEEADNGEDGQRESGKMSGIMADHQFSDADDSDGGEDDGDEVDDDEDDDDDYDGDSTPKTRSRSTSPQPYGIPSLSITAVAASQSACSSDLLGHGSKPPLFSYFTSLPSIQITQLMVPSERAGQGQMAEYQRLLQGALGEDYKSRLDVPSSMDEDFGLSPDHSSSSFDLSPSRLSSPGLDSSPLREPSPTTSSRKYLSPRRDLSPRGRLSPHREVSPLRHISPKRDISFRRDLSPRRDLSPRGHLSPLSHAGRPTSPGRDLAGRRELSPRSHHRGMIRPVSPRRGMHHHSAPWSLGQHLHSEMVPLGQRSRSHSEMETDQRKGSPPHSSQESPRPHQGLFSHLPLHSQQQVRTSFPMIPIGGIQMVHSVPTSVTGQAHPTRLPLQKSTSEESSTSEVSFHLAEGGGGSRGSSDLPQRQERMVSSSTPSRGTPVPSTGTSLPWSGSRQDSADMSDSKDSKQQEESIQTCTKAIASLRIATEHDTLEKGMLACSSDAHQRHPPPLPHSSHPPYPSPQERAPSRIQHFSGLEVRQSPDGRSASPLPLHSSSSLETSLPATSKGPAGSAAGPGHCAKERSPGQQSPGERPASTKRGKDISKDATENR is encoded by the exons ATGGAGCCACGTGAATCTGCTGCTGGACCAAAATGCATCAAGGAGCCCCGGGAGAAGCTACAAAGGAAGTGGGTCTCTGAGCCCTCAGCTGGCACAAAAAGAAGCACTTTCGCTGACCCGGAGGAAAAGAGGCACTCACATCGCGAAAGCATTCAAAGTGGTGCCAGTGGCAGCAATATTACTGGCTCAGCACAAAAGTATGGCTCTGGGAAGCTGCTATCAACTGCAATGGGTCAGTCATCTCAAGATAGTCAGTATGCACAGGCTTTCCCCCGTACTTACTCCTACCAGTTACCACAACCGTACCCACAGCAGCCCATGCAAGAGCACTTCCTGTCCGGAGCCAAGCCCCAGCCCGGTCTGGAGGCCCATGCCTGGCCCTTCGCTGGACAGCTCCCTTCCGACGACATATTCCCTGGACACTCCCGTGCCCAAGGAGTCTTCCCTCGTCAGAAATCTCCCAGTTTACCCAGTTCTTTTGGCCAGTATTCCCAGTCAGGGCCGGAGCCGCCAGAGGAGGGATACAAGAAGGAGCAGAAACCCAAGAAGCCAGGGAAGTACATCTGCCACTATTGTGGAAGGGCTTGTGCTAAACCCAGCGTGCTGAAGAAGCACATTCGTTCACACACTGGGGAACGCCCCTACCCTTGTGTCCCCTGTGGGTTCTCATTTAAAACCAAGAGTAATTTGTACAAACACAGAAAATCTCATGCCCATGCCATCAAAGCGGGACTAGTCCCATTCTCCGAACTAGCAGCTTCACGCACAGACATGGATCAGGCGTCCTCAGTGGGAGAGACAGAGGTACACTCAGACGGTGAACAGAGCACAGACACCGATGAGGAGACTGCAGAGGCCTCCATGTTTATGGACAAAGGCAGCCCCATTCCCCAGATATCATTTGAGATGGACAAAAGCACAATGGAGAAGGGTGGGGAGCCGGCATATGCTGATTCAGCTGAGGAACTAGCTATGGCTTCCATGAAAGTGCCTATCCTAATTGTCCCAAAACAAGGGGTCCCGCCAACAGCAATGGAGTGCCCCCCATTCACGGAACTCAAGGCTTCTCACATCAGCTCCCAGGTTGGCCGCGTGGATGACTCTCCCACTATCAAACAGAGACTGGCTCTGAGACTGACAGAGAAGAAGGGATCACAGGACTCAGACCAGCAGTCCCATCAGTCCCTGCACCTCCTGAGTCCACACAGCAAAGGCAGCACAGACTCAGGCTACTTCTCCCGTTCAGAGAGTGCAGAGCAACAGATCAGCCCTCCCAACACAAACGCAAAGTCCTACGAGGAGATCATGTTTGGTCGGACCTGGTATTACAAACCTAACTCTGCTAGATCTAGACAATCCATTGCAGTAGGCATGGCCACTGTTGGCCAAGACACTAACATAGTAATGGGGAAGATATCTGAGGATCAACTACTAGCAGGCGTTGACCCTAAGCAGTATCCCACAGGCCCTTGCCAAAGCAACACAGGTCTACTAGAGACTCCTGATTCAGGGACACTCATTAGGAGTAACTCAATGCCAACATCCTCCCCGACCAACCTCAACGTCCCACCGGGAATAAGAGTGAGCCACTCCTTTGACGAGATGATGACCTCTGATGACGTCTTCTACCCGGGTGCTGCCGGTCTGAGGAGGCTTAGGAGACAGGCAGCTTTTGAGCATTCAGCACATGAAGGGCATGGCGACTATGAAACTTATGGACACGTTCCCAAGAACGCAGCCCAATCCGTGGCGTTAAAGCTAGGGGAGCGCAGTCCTGTGGTGCCAGAGCATACAGCATACAGCCCTTATGGTACTAAAGTGGGAATGACAGAGATTGCCACTCGTAAACGCAGGAAGGAAAAGAGTGTAGGAGATGAGGAGGATGGCCCTGTCCAGTACGACAGTAGTTTTAGTGGCTCAGTAGATATGGTCAGGGATTATGATTCAAAACAAGGTAGTCAAGAGGGTTCAAGGGGGACACCTACTGGAAAGGGATCCATGGGATCTATGTACAGTGCACATAGCCAATCAGACAGTTTTGAAACATGCTGTAGTAGTATGTGCTCAGAGGACGTAGTGCTAGTCCCAGACTCTGACAGAAAGGCAGCTGGCAACGTTATCTCTGTCATTCAGCACACCAACTCACTCAGTAGGCCAAACTCCTTTGAGAAGTCAGAGTCCTTCGAGCACCCAGCCTACCTGCAGGACAAACCCTCCAGCCAATATTCAGAGCAGTCAGATACAGAGAACATAGAGGATGTGCAGAGCCCAGAGTCTAACCTAAGGTCTGAGAGcatggagcagcagcagcaaagaGACAGTGATTTAGTTTCATCCAACCAGCCCTGTCACATGCCCCCCAAACTGGTACGCCAGTCTAACATCCAAGTGCCTGAAATCAGGGTGACAGAGGAGCCAGATAAACCTGAGAAAGAGCCTGACGTACTGACCAAGGAGCCGGAGAAGCACGTTGAAGAGTTCCAGTGGCCCCAGAGGAGTGAGACACTGTCCCAGCTCCCAGCGGAGAAGCTGCCTCCTAAGAAGAAGCGTCTGCGTCTGGCAGACCTGGAGCACTCCTCTGGGGAGTCCAGCTTTGAGTCCTGCACCAGCCTGTCCAGGAGCCCCAGCCAGGAGAGCAACCTGTCCCACAGCTCCAGCTTCTCTATGTCCTTTGACAGGGAAGAGAGCTTAAAGTCTGTGTCACCTTCCAAGCAGGAGGACTTTGGCAAGCAGTCTGAGTACAGCGGCAACTCTCTCACTATCCCAGGCCATCAACAGCAGAGGGAGATGCGACGCTCCTCGTCAGAACAGGCTCCCAGCGCTCTGCCCACCGAGATCCCAGAGATCCGTAGCAAGTCCTTCGACTATGGCAGCCTCTCAACATCATCCAGACAGGGAGAGGTTTACTCCAGTGCATCAGCCATGAAAGATCGGAGACGGGGCTACCTAGTAAGGCAGGCATCCCTCAGTGTTTACCCTGAGACTGTGGTGCATGAGCAAGGTGGTCTCGAAATTACTGTCAAGCAAGAGCATTCGGACCATGGACCCTCATCTTGGCAGAGCCCCCCATCCTCTCAAGGTTCTCTCGGTGCATCAGCCAGCGAAGTAGCAAGACCCAAGAGAGGGTCACATCATCATCTTCTGCAACAGAGCATTAGTGAGGACAGCCAGGACGACCCACCACTGTTCCAGAAGTCATCTCGTCTGCCAAGTCAACAGTCATCAGAGGGAGAGCATCCAGGTCACGAGCTCATGAGCCAGGAAACGATGCAATACTCCTCACTCCAGAACAGCTTGGCTTCACTGCCTTTCCTGCCATTTCAGCCTGGTCTGTTCTGGCATCCTGagtccacacagagacacaagcaGCATCTGGCTTTCCAGCCACACCAGTTACAGAAACTACATATCAGACAGCCTAGTCTACCACACATGCTCCAGAAATCCCACCCATCTCTTAATCAGCTACAGCAGATCCAGGAGCAGTGCGACGCGAAGGCTGAAGGTGCTATCAGTCAGAGCTATCAGTATCCCTCCAGAGCCTCCCCCCAGGCCCAGCATTACGGCTCTCTTCCGTCTAAAGTGGCCCTCACCGAGAGCACGGTGCTCCTGCAACAGGTCCAGCCAATCTTCGCCACTCAGAATGCAGGTTCACAGTCATCTCTCCCAGGTATGCTAGTCCCCGTTAGGATGCAGACTCAAGTGCCATCTTACGGAAGTGTTATGTACACAAGTGTTTCACAACTCTTAACTAACCACGGCCAGAGCACTTATTCAGCAAGAGTCATATGCTCAGACAGTGTATCATCCAGTTCACCAACAGGTGGCACTGTTTCAAAGCACGGCGTTGGCTTCAACTTATCTCAGATCCTTGGTCAGCCTGAGGGAGCTCTACGTTATCCACTGTGGAATGTTCCGGATCTGAACACTGAACACGGGAGACTGAACACGGGAATTCCGCTGTCGTTGACATCAGGAACCATCTCCACCACGGATGCGTCCTCCAGTATTGGGGGAAGCAAGCGGATGCTATCACCGGCCAGTAGCCTGGAACTCTTTATAGAGACCAAACAGCAAAAACGGGTCAAGGAGGAGAAGATGTACGGTCAGATTGTAAAGGAGCTAAGCGCTGTCGAGCTGAGTGCTTCGAAAGACAGCAGCACGTTACCAAAGCGCGCCCCTCTGAAGAGCGAGGGTTCAATGGATGATCAGGAGAGGATGTCCTCCTCCCCACCAGCAGACTTCCCCTCCACCAAAATCCCAGTGCGTTCTAATGCACCTCACATACCTGATGTGCCACCAGCTGACAGCTTCACTCCCCCTCTGCAAATCGTGACGGACTTCCCTGGTGGCAGAGAGTCCCCAGAGGAGCTGGACGTTGATGACTCCTCCACCCCAGAGGCTAGCTGCAGCCCACAGTCCATGGTCTCCTCCAGTGACACTCCAGGAGAAGCCAAGCCACCCATGGGCAGCAAGATACCTGTCAACATGCTGGTGCAGCTGGCTGCCAATCAGAGTGGGGGCGCTGCTGGAAGCACTTTACTGCTCACAGATCTGGCCGACATTCAGCAGTTCTTTCAGTTCCCCAGTCTTCGCACGACAACCAGTGTCAGCTGGTGCTTCCTGAATTACACCAAGCCAAACAACGCTCAGACGACTCCCCTGACTTCTGTCTACGGCTCCTGGTGCATCAGCTCTTACAACCCCAACCCTCTCAGTCTCAGCACCAAGTCTACTCTGGCCCTGCTCTGCTCCAAGCAGAGGAAGAACACAGAAACCTACACGATGGCTGCTATGTATCAACCCGGGACTGGAAAACTTGTGTCCTCTCTTGCTTGGAAGCAGAAGTTTGAGCAG ATGAAGCCAGAGCTCATGCAGCTAGATGTGAGCAAATATGGGAAGAAAATCAAGGGGCTGAGTGCCAGGGATCGAATCAAGGAGGACCACGGAGAGAAAGAGGCCTCCTCAAAGCAGGCTGAGCCCACTCGCATCAAAATCTTTGAAGGAGG GTACAAATCCAATGAAGACTATGTTTACGTGCGGGGTAGAGGAAGAGGGAAGTACATCTGTGAAGAGTGTGGAATTCGTTGTAAGAAGCCAAGCATGCTGAAGAAACATATCCGCACACACACCGATGTCAGACCATATGTCTGCAAGTTCTGCAACTTTGCTTTTAAAACTAAAG GAAACCTGACAAAGCACATGAAGTCGAAAGCCCACATGAAGAAGTGCTTGGAGCTCGGGGTGTCAGTGACATCTGTGGAGGATGCAGACGCCGAGGAAGCTG ACAATGGCGAGGATGGCCAGAGGGAGTCTGGGAAGATGTCAGGCATCATGGCGGACCACCAGTTCTCAGACGCTGATGATTCTGATGGTGGCGAGGATGACGGGGATGAGGTGGATGACGATGAAGACGATGACGACGATTACGATGGCGACTCCACGCCGAAAACGCGCTCCAGAAGCACCAGCCCTCAGCCCTATGGCATACCGTCTCTCTCCATCACGGCTGTGGCAGCCTCTCAGAGCGCCTGCTCCTCAGACCTTCTGGGCCACGGCTCCAAACCGCCCCTCTTCAGTTACTTCACCAGCCTGCCCAGCATCCAGATCACCCAGCTCATGGTGCCCAGCGAGCGTGCAGGCCAGGGCCAGATGGCAGAGTACCAGCGTCTGCTGCAGGGCGCCCTGGGCGAGGACTATAAGAGCAGGCTAGACGTACCCAGCTCCATGGACGAGGACTTTGGCTTGTCCCCAGATCACAGCTCCTCCTCCTTTGACCTGTCCCCGTCTCGCCTCTCCTCCCCAGGCCTGGACTCCTCCCCTCTCCGAGAGCCCTCCCCCACCACCTCCTCACGCAAGTACCTCTCCCCCCGACGGGACCTGTCCCCCCGTGGCCGCCTGTCACCCCACAGAGAGGTGTCCCCTCTCAGGCACATCTCCCCCAAGAGAGACATCTCCTTCAGGAGGGACCTCTCGCCCCGGAGGGACCTGTCCCCCAGAGGTCACCTCTCGCCCCTGTCCCACGCCGGACGCCCCACGTCACCGGGCAGGGACCTGGCGGGCAGGAGGGAGCTGTCTCCACGCAGTCACCACCGGGGCATGATCAGACCTGTCTCCCCCAGGAGGGGCATGCACCATCACAGTGCCCCTTGGAGTCTGGGCCAGCACCTGCACTCAGAGATGGTGCCACTGGGCCAGCGCAGCAGGAGCCACTCAGAGATGGAGACG GATCAGAGAAAGGGTTCCCCTCCCCACAGCAGCCAGGAGTCCCCACGGCCCCACCAGGGCCTGTTCAGCCATCTCCCCCTGCACTCCCAGCAGCAGGTCCGCACCTCCTTCCCCATGATCCCCATCGGCGGTATCCAGATGGTGCACTCTGTgcccacctcagtcaccggccaGGCCCACCCCACCCGCCTCCCCCTGCAGAAGAGCACGTCTGAGGAGTCCAGCACCAGCGAGGTCTCCTTCCACCTGgccgagggaggaggagggtccaGGGGTTCGTCCGACTTGCCCCAGCGCCAGGAGAGGATGGTGTCATCATCCACTCCCTCTCGGGGGACCCCGGTCCCCTCCACTGGCACCTCTTTACCCTGGTCAGGAAGTCGCCAGGACAGCGCAGACATGTCAGACAGCAAGGACAGTAAGCAGCAGGAGGAAAGCATACAGACTTGTACCAAAGCTATCGCCTCGCTCCGCATCGCTACGGAACATGACACTCTGGAGAAGGGCATGTTGGCGTGCTCTTCAGACGCCCATCAGAGACACCCCCCCCCACTGCCTCACTCCTCTCACCCCCCTTACCCCAGCCCTCAGGAGAGAGCCCCCAGCAGGATTCAGCACTTTAGTGGCCTAGAGGTTAGGCAGTCCCCGGACGGCCGCTcggcctcccctctccccctacacTCCAGCTCCAGCTTGGAGACCTCCCTGCCGGCCACATCAAAGGGCCCGGCGGGTTCCGCGGCAGGCCCAGGCCACTGTGCCAAGGAGAGGTCGCCAGGTCAACAGAGCCCAGGGGAAAGACCAGCAAGCACAAAGAGAGGCAAAGATATATCAAAGGATGCCACAGAGAACAGGTGA